A stretch of DNA from Staphylococcus sp. KG4-3:
TCCATCATATATATAATAATAACCACCTTTCACTTAAACAATTGATGCATGTGTATAATCAAAATAATTACCATATTAAAGATGTACAGTGGAATGAATTTGTGGATTACTTAATGCATTGTATTAAAGAAGATGTAATGAGCGATCAAATCAACGATTTCCTATTGCATACAGGTGTACTAGATAACAATATTTTCAACAAATCTCATTTTGAAGTATTAGACTTTAAAACTAATTTCATACTTGAAAAGTTAAACTTCAAGTGGCAACCTACTGAAGATGAAACATTATCTAAAATGATTAGTCACCCAAAAAATAATTTCTAATTACAACTATGAAGTAGCAAAATAATAACTTGCTACTTCATTTGTTTTGATTGATTAAGTGATGTGGAAGTGTGACCGTGAAAATAACGATATATGTATTAAATACGCAGAATTTTGATTATCATAATCTTAAGAGGCATCCTAAATACTCTAAATGGTTTAAGTATTATTGTGTACGAGCGCACACAGGAATGCAATTTGAGCATATTCAATTTGACGAAAATACACATGGTAAACCGTTATTAAAATTACCTAAAGATATACACATCAATGTGTCTCATACAGATGGTTATTCAGTATGTGTTGTGAGTGATACGAACGTGGGCGTAGATGTGGAAAAAATTGAAAATATAGATTTAGATATTGCCCAAAAATACTTTGCATTATTAGAATATCGATACATTACCGAGGCACAAAGTACAATTTCTCAATTTAACCGTTTTTTTGAAGTGTGGACGATGAAAGAATGCTATTTAAAATTACTTGGTATGGGCATGTATAAACCATTAGATTCTTTTTCTATTACACCAGTTCAAGGTCGTTATCAACTTATTGAAACTGAAGATGAAGTGATACAACGGTGTTCATTTTTTCATGAGATTTTTTATGGAAAATATGCATTGTCAGTGATTTTAGACGTGGATAACCACGATTTAGAAGTAGAGATGTTAGATATAACAAAGAATTTTAATACAGAATTTATACTTTAAGGGGCGAGTATATGGTTAAAACAACATTATTTTGTATACCATTTGCAGGTGGAAATAAGGCATTATATTATCCAATGAAGAATAATTTACCAAGTTATATTCAATTTAAGCCATTAGAATTACCGGGACGTGGTGAAAGGTTAATCGAAGAGGCGTTAGATAGCATTGATGATATGGTAAATGACTTAGTTAAGCAAATTATTAATGAAAAACCTGAAGAATTTATTCTATTAGGCTACAGTTTAGGGACAATATTAGCATATGAACTTTATTATAAATTGGATCAATTAGGTTATCGACCAAAGCATATGTTCCTCTGTGCGAGTGAACCGATTGGCTATTTGGATAAATATAATGATATAGAAGCCATGGATGATGAAGAATTTAAACAGTTTATAAGAGAAAAAGGCGGTACATCTGAAGAAGTATTAAATCATGAAGAGTTATGGCAACTTGTGAAACCAGCATTGAAAAATGACTTTTTAGCAATTGATTATTATTGCGATAAGCCCAAGGAAAGACAAGTAGATATCAATTTATCAGTATTTGTAGGTAAACAAGATTCCATTTGTGCTAATACTTTGTATAAATGGTCGGACCTGACCAAAGGTAAAGTAGATTATCGATTCTTTGAAGGTGATCATTTCTTTATAAATAATCATTATAAAGATATAAGTGAAGAAGTAAAATTAGTACTTAATAGTTAGATATTTAATTTATTTCAAAATCAGCTTGTTTATTTATTCTGAACGTGTTGACAAATAGTCTATAATTTTATAAGATTAATATTACACATGCACACACACGCAAAGATTTAATACAATGTTTCACACGCATTATAAATCTTTTAATAATAGAAAATAAAAACACATGAATCATAATAAATGATTAATAAACATTAAAATTAGACGGTAATTAAAAAATAACTTAAAGGGAGGCAGTTACCATGGCAGGTGGACCAAGAAGAGGCGGACGTCGTCGTAAAAAAGTTTGTTATTTCACAGCAAACGGTATTACACACATCGACTATAAAGACACAGAATTATTAAAACGTTTTATCTCAGAACGCGGTAAAATTTTACCACGTCGTGTAACAGGTACTTCAGCTAAATATCAACGTATGTTGACATTAGCTATTAAACGTTCTCGTCATATGGCATTATTACCATATGTTAAAGAAGAACAATAATAGATATTGTATCTGAAAACCCCGTAGGCATATACCTACGGGGTTATTTTTGTTTTATTAGTATTAATAGACATGAAGATTAGTAATTTAATCTATATGTAACTGTTTTTAGTCTAAAATTAAAGTAACCATTTAAATTTCTGTATAGTTTTGGTGTTTAAGTTGAATTTTTCTGGATGATTTAGTATTTGACTTTTATATGAATCAACATTTTGCTTATTACGTAAAAGTATATCCATCCCAGATGGTGTTGCCAAAGTAGCAGAAAAATTAATAATTAGCACTTCATCATCAATATAAATAATGCCCCACTTGCTCGAAAATAGTCTTAAAATGCCTTTACCCCTCCAATTGAATTGGTCGTCATCTAGTGTATCGTAACCGACAATGGATTTTGATTTATTTCGCGTTTGGTATGTTACTTCATCATGAATTCTTAAGGGATGAGATTGTATTATTGAATAAGTGATAGAAGGATTTGTTTTTTTGCCTGAAGTCCACATTTTAAATGTAGAAGCTATAATGTGCCATGTTCCAGGTAAGTATTGTGTATATTGCATACTAATCATTCCTTTTAGTAAGTACTGTTTAAATTATAAAAGTGTGTTATTAATGAGCCGTCTTAAAATAGAACATAGGTAGACTGTATTTTGGTTAATAGGTGTGATGGACTCCCATTATAATACTTTTATTTACCTTTTTATTTAGAGACTTAAACTATATGATCATAAAGTCAGATATTTTTTGTAGAAATAACCTTACGGCTATAGTAACTGTATTTAAAAACTTAATATAAAAATGAATTAAACAATATAGGCGTGGCAATACTAATTTTTATATGTTACGCTATATATATGAAGTATCTCCAGTACTTCATCCGTGATAAACCGCCTTTCGGGGCGGTTTATTTTTGGTTGGGTTAAGGGAGTTACGTGGTTTAATGTCTTTTACAGTATCTTGCTTACTAAAGAAAACCATTAACAGCAGTATTTGAATTTCCTCCAATAAATATTATGTTTCTGATTATTAAGAAAGTGTTTACGTTTTCGAGATGATTTATATTTTACTTATACAAGTAATTAACTTATAATAATTTTGCACGTCTTAGGGCGTGAGTGATTAAATGGGTCAATCTCTTATACGTCCTATGACGTGTAGGAGAACGCAACTCCTTTAATCCTGTGGTCCTCTTAATTGAGGGCCTTTTTTAAATTAAGCTTTATTTAATGTGATCAACATATTATAATGGATGCAATATAATATGTTGGGAGGCAAAGTTTATGACAATGCAAAAATTCACTGATATTCAAAAAGAACGTATCATAAGTATTATTGAGTCAAAAGCTACAAACAAAGGCATTTGCAATTGCGATAACCCTAACATGAGAGTATTGGATGGCCAATATTATTTACCATTACTATCTGCTACTTACGGTAATGAACCCATTACGTTGATAAACGTTTTGTGTGAAAATTGTGGTAGATTAAGAACATATTCAAAAGATTTCTTTGAAAATAACTGACTGTTTTACAGTATATAATTATTATAGATAAATATAGATAATATATAATCGACAAACCATTTGCTAATTTTAGCGTGTGGTTTGTTTTTTTATGTCTTAAAACTCAATGTATCTAGAATGTAGTGAAATACTACTTTGCGTTTTTTGAGACATTAAAAAGGGTAGCGTATTATAAAGACTACGCAAGTAACCATTCCTCTATTTATCAGTTTACTGAGTAACTATTTCTAATTAATTGTTCATGAAGCATTTTTAAACAAATAAGTGAAATCATAATTTAATAAACGTGTGTGAGGTGATGAAGATGGCCGTAATAGCATTGGTTTTACATTTAGTGTGTTTATTATTAGTGTTAATAGCAGGTTTTGTGGCATTAAAAGAATTTAGAAAATCATATAAAGAGCGTAACCAAAGGAAAATTGATACCTTACTTGTGTTTGTACTTATAGTTGCATTAATTGCGATATTATCAAGTGTAATTATGGATTTATAATTTTTGAACAGGATACAAAGTTGTAATCCTCAACACGTACCAATGTAGAGTTTAAGGACAATAAATTTAATGACAAACAAATGTATAATTAGTAAATGTGGAGAGAGTAAGATAATGAAGTCAAAAGTATTTGTGATTTCATTATCTTACTCATTTTTATTATATTTAAAGCACTTAATATATATAATGTCCAAAAAATAGTACGAAATTATAAAGTTTTTTGTAAACATTTGGATAATATTATAAACTGTAAGAATAAGATGAATTAATTAATATAGACGTTGCGATAAAATAGTGTTCTATAATAAAAGGAGTGTTTTAAATGAAGTATAGGTTAAGTTTATCATTAATAGTAGCGACGAGCTTAGTACTAAGTACTACAGTAGCATATGCACAGGAAGATAATGGAAAGCAAACGACAGAAAAAGATAAGAAAGAGAATACAAGCAAGCCAATCGATTTTGATAAAGCACAAAAGATGAGCCCTCAAGCTTTAAAAGACCAACTAACACCTGAAGATTTACGATTACACAATAAAGTTGCAGAGCATAATTCTAATTCAGTAGAAATGCGTACTTTTGCAAATAGATCTTATCAAGACGTAAATACATATATTGCAAATAATAATATTAAACCAGCGCAAATCGTTCAAGATTCACGTATTAATAATTTACCAAAATATAATTATAAATCAGGAAAATTTATAGGAGTTGTTATACATGAAACAGCTAACCCTAATAGTACGATTGAAGGCGAAGTAAACTATATGTATAACAATTATCAGAGTGCTTTTGTACATGCTTATGCAAGTAGTGATAAAATTATTCAAACAGCACCAAGTAATTATTTAGCTTGGGGTGCAGGCGCGAATGCAAACCCGTATTTCTATCAAATAGAGTTGACGAGGTCAAATACATTTGATGGTTTTGCTAAATCTGTAAATAACCAAGCTTATTTAGCTGCTAAAATGTTGAAACAAAATGGATTGGCTCCATCATTGGCAGATAATAATCAAGGTACAGGTACAATTATTAGTCACAATGCTATTAGTCAATATTGGGGTGGTACGGATCATACAGACCCAGTAGGTTATTTCAATCAATGGGGATATAACATGGACCAATTTTACAGTTTAGTTCAAAAACACTATAAAGCACTAAACGGTGGCGGTAATGATGACGCAATAACTGGCTCAACTTACAAAGTGGCTAAAGGTGATACATTATATAGTATATCAAGACGAAGCGGCGTAGCCATCGATGACATTAAGAAATGGAATAATTTAAGCAATAACACATTATCAGTAGGACAAATATTAAAATTAAAAGCGCCAAGTAATAGTGGTACGATAACTGGAGATACGCATAAAGTAGTCGCTGGCGATACTTTGTATAATA
This window harbors:
- a CDS encoding 4'-phosphopantetheinyl transferase superfamily protein — its product is MKITIYVLNTQNFDYHNLKRHPKYSKWFKYYCVRAHTGMQFEHIQFDENTHGKPLLKLPKDIHINVSHTDGYSVCVVSDTNVGVDVEKIENIDLDIAQKYFALLEYRYITEAQSTISQFNRFFEVWTMKECYLKLLGMGMYKPLDSFSITPVQGRYQLIETEDEVIQRCSFFHEIFYGKYALSVILDVDNHDLEVEMLDITKNFNTEFIL
- a CDS encoding thioesterase II family protein — translated: MVKTTLFCIPFAGGNKALYYPMKNNLPSYIQFKPLELPGRGERLIEEALDSIDDMVNDLVKQIINEKPEEFILLGYSLGTILAYELYYKLDQLGYRPKHMFLCASEPIGYLDKYNDIEAMDDEEFKQFIREKGGTSEEVLNHEELWQLVKPALKNDFLAIDYYCDKPKERQVDINLSVFVGKQDSICANTLYKWSDLTKGKVDYRFFEGDHFFINNHYKDISEEVKLVLNS
- the rpsR gene encoding 30S ribosomal protein S18; its protein translation is MAGGPRRGGRRRKKVCYFTANGITHIDYKDTELLKRFISERGKILPRRVTGTSAKYQRMLTLAIKRSRHMALLPYVKEEQ
- a CDS encoding N-acetylmuramoyl-L-alanine amidase; this translates as MKYRLSLSLIVATSLVLSTTVAYAQEDNGKQTTEKDKKENTSKPIDFDKAQKMSPQALKDQLTPEDLRLHNKVAEHNSNSVEMRTFANRSYQDVNTYIANNNIKPAQIVQDSRINNLPKYNYKSGKFIGVVIHETANPNSTIEGEVNYMYNNYQSAFVHAYASSDKIIQTAPSNYLAWGAGANANPYFYQIELTRSNTFDGFAKSVNNQAYLAAKMLKQNGLAPSLADNNQGTGTIISHNAISQYWGGTDHTDPVGYFNQWGYNMDQFYSLVQKHYKALNGGGNDDAITGSTYKVAKGDTLYSISRRSGVAIDDIKKWNNLSNNTLSVGQILKLKAPSNSGTITGDTHKVVAGDTLYNISKRSNVSVENIKKWNNLKNDSISKGQTLYLVKTYTVKKGDTLYSIAKNQKTTVDKIKSDNKLDSNSIKVGQILKIK